One window from the genome of Penaeus monodon isolate SGIC_2016 chromosome 2, NSTDA_Pmon_1, whole genome shotgun sequence encodes:
- the LOC119578022 gene encoding uncharacterized protein LOC119578022, whose product MHAAIKSNKDTAPEIERISYSMISHLGSQATQILLLLFNKSLEAGRLPKAWKDLDIQPIPKLFCRTSLLSCFNITMERAILRRLRFMINHSHKHFFAFCKGFGTGENLATIHSLSDGKDFIIVFLDLEKAFELANKEAIISTLASRGISGKLLQWCNDYLLERKACILPNSHIIAYADDIQLITTDNSSTPNIPSIYYPLDARNSA is encoded by the exons ATGCATGCTGCAATTAAATCTAACAAAGATACAGctccagagatagagagaatctCATACTCCATGATTAGCCATCTAGGTTCTCAAGCCACACAGATATTACTTCTTCTCTTCAATAAATCACTTGAAGCTGGCCGCCTTCCTAAAGCTTGGAAAGATTTAGACATTCAACCTATACCAAAGTTATTCTGCCGTACATCACTCCTTTCTTGCTTCAATATAACCATGGAAAGGGCCATTTTAAGAAGATTAAGATTCATGATAAACCACTCACATAAACACTTCTTTGCCTTCTGCAAAGGATTTGGCACCGGCGAAAATCTTGCCACAATACACAGCCTTTCGGATGGCAAggatttcattattgtatttcttGATCTCGAAAAGGCCTTTGAGCTTGCAAACAAGGAAGCCATCATCAGCACACTTGCCTCGAGAGGAATATCTGGAAAATTACTTCAATGGTGTAATGACTACCTCCTGGAAAGGAAAGCTTGT ATCCTGCCAAACTCCCACATAATtgcatatgctgatgacatacaGCTGATTACCACAGACAACTCATCAACACCCAACATACCCTCGATCTATTATCCTCTAGATGCAAGGAACTCGGCCTGA